In the Quercus lobata isolate SW786 chromosome 5, ValleyOak3.0 Primary Assembly, whole genome shotgun sequence genome, one interval contains:
- the LOC115990979 gene encoding uncharacterized protein LOC115990979, with translation MVEKGMPLELFAFMAWRIWNQRNKVYVNLQSSPLHQVAKQARAMLAQYQMTTWTAELQLGSSGIRGTRWSPPQAGFVKINFDGAVFSNANSSGVGAVIRNHDGAVMASCAEKLNEAYKAEEIEALAALKALQLAFDLGFQNAILEGDSLGLIKALKADDHNLSPLGLLVEDVKLAASNFVSLSYSHIKRNGNSVAHNLAKHAISIPDFQVWMEDVPSHVVSFLHSDVVHLP, from the coding sequence ATGGTGGAGAAAGGAATGCCCCTGGAGCTGTTTGCATTTATGGCTTGGAGGATTTGGAATCAGCGGAATAAAGTCTACGTGAACCTTCAGTCCAGTCCGCTTCATCAAGTGGCAAAACAAGCTAGAGCCATGTTGGCGCAATACCAGATGACCACATGGACTGCAGAATTGCAGCTTGGGAGCAGCGGCATCAGAGGAACAAGGTGGAGTCCTCCGCAAGCTGGTTTTGTCAAGATTAATTTTGATGGCGCCGTGTTCAGTAATGCAAACTCGTCAGGGGTTGGAGCTGTAATACGGAACCATGATGGAGCTGTTATGGCCTCTTGTGCAGAAAAATTAAACGAAGCTTACAAGGCAGAGGAGATAGAAGCGTTGGCAGCACTTAAAGCGTTACAGTTGGCTTTCGATCTGGGTTTCCAAAATGCCATACTTGAAGGGGACTCACTTGGTCTAATAAAAGCTTTGAAGGCAGACGACCATAATTTATCTCCACTGGGTCTATTGGTAGAGGATGTCAAGTTGGCTGCAAgtaattttgttagtttgtcGTATTCTCACATTAAGAGAAACGGTAATAGTGTAGCTCATAATCTGGCGAAACATGCTATAAGCATACCAGATTTTCAAGTTTGGATGGAAGATGTCCCATCACATGTTGTTTCATTTTTACATTCAGATGTAGTTCATTTACCTTAA
- the LOC115990980 gene encoding oligopeptide transporter 5-like has translation MEKSGTNVLPLSFQHNNLDPAAHTSESSEEVNDSPIEQVRLTVPITDDPTLPCLTFRTWFLGITSCAVLSFVNQFFGYRQNSLHISSVIAQIVVLPVGRLMAAYLPKKFIHIPGTKRFFSLNPGPFNLKEHVLITIFANSGSNSVYAINIITIVKVFYHRGIHPLAAILLSYTSQLLGYGWAGLFRKYLIDSSYMWWPSNLVQVSLFRALHDVETRPKGGLTRLQFFLTVLVTSFAYYIVPNYLFPSITALSFVCWIWKDSVTAQQIGSGLGGLGIGSFALDWSTVAGFLGSPLAIPGFAIINIMAGFFIVLYVLIPIGYWTNSYEAKRFPIFSSSVFNADGGKYNVSEVLNDKTFQFDQHGYDGYSKIHLSIFFVYTYGLTFAILAATISHVALFHGRQIWQQTKATYNNKYGDVHTRLMKKNYDPVPQWWFYVLLIIVVGLAILTCEGFGGQLQLPYWGVLLAVAMALLFTLPIGVITATTNQQPGLNVIAELVIGFMYPGKPLANMAFKTYGYVSVTQAIMFLSDFKLGHYMKIPPKSMFIVQLVGTLIASSLYFGTSWWLLTSVEHICEPSKLPEGSPWTCPGYDVFYSASIIWGVVSPIRMFGRLGLYSKMNYFFLIGFLAPLPVWVLSRLFPEQKWISLINMPVFIGGSGGMPPARAVNYLCWGAVGIFFNFYVYRRHKGWWARHNYILSAGLDAGVAFMAMLCYFTLQIRDINGMRWWGLELDDHCPLASCPTAPGIEVEGCPVFH, from the exons ATGGAGAAATCAGGTACTAACGTGCTTCCTTTATCTTTTCAACACAACAATCTTGATCCAGCTGCCCATACTTCTGAAAGCTCTG AGGAAGTAAATGATTCTCCAATTGAACAAGTTCGACTCACAGTCCCAATTACAGATGATCCAACATTACCGTGCTTGACATTTCGAACATGGTTTTTAGGGATCACATCTTGTGCTGTTCTGTCCTTCGTTAATCAATTCTTTGGTTACCGCCAAAATTCATTACATATATCATCAGTTATAGCCCAAATTGTAGTACTTCCAGTGGGAAGGCTTATGGCAGCATatctaccaaaaaaattcattcacaTTCCAGGAACAAAAAGGTTCTTTTCGTTGAACCCAGGTCCCTTCAATTTGAAGGAGCATGTCCTGATAACCATATTTGCCAATTCGGGTTCAAACTCGGTTTATGCAATCAATATTATCACCATTGTCAAGGTGTTCTATCATCGAGGGATTCATCCACTTGCAGCTATTTTGTTAAGTTATACTTCCCAG TTGCTAGGATATGGATGGGCCGGACTTTTTAGAAAGTATCTTATTGATTCATCATACATGTGGTGGCCTTCCAACTTAGTTCAAGTCTCTCTGTTTAG GGCATTGCATGATGTTGAGACTAGGCCTAAGGGAGGCCTAACCAGGCTGCAGTTCTTCCTCACGGTCCTTGTGACAAGCTTCGCATACTATATTGTTCCCAACTATCTGTTTCCATCCATAACTGCTCTGTCTTTTGTTTGTTGGATATGGAAGGACTCAGTGACAGCCCAACAAATTGGTTCTGGTCTTGGTGGACTTGGTATTGGCTCGTTTGCCCTTGATTGGTCCACTGTAGCTGGTTTCCTAGGATCACCCTTAGCCATCCCTGGATTTGCTATCATTAACATAATGGCTGGTTTTTTCATTGTTCTCTACGTATTAATTCCTATTGGTTACTGGACAAACTCATATGAAGCCAAGCGATTTCCTATTTTCTCATCAAGTGTGTTCAATGCTGATGGTGGAAAATACAATGTTTCAGAAGTTTTGAATGATAAAACCTTCCAATTCGATCAACATGGATATGATGGGTATAGCAAAATTCATCTCAGCATCTTCTTTGTATATACTTATGGTCTAACCTTTGCAATATTGGCTGCAACAATCTCTCATGTTGCACTCTTCCATGGAAG ACAAATCTGGCAACAAACAAAGGCAACATACAACAATAAGTATGGGGATGTGCACACTAGACTTATGAAGAAAAACTATGACCCTGTCCCTCAATGGTGGTTTTACGTGCTATTGATCATTGTTGTTGGACTTGCCATTCTTACTTGTGAAGGCTTTGGCGGACAATTGCAACTCCCTTACTGGGGAGTCCTGCTAGCAGTCGCCATGGCTCTACTCTTCACTCTCCCAATTGGTGTAATTACTGCTACCACAAACCAG CAACCTGGACTTAATGTCATCGCTGAGTTGGTTATTGGTTTCATGTATCCCGGGAAACCTCTTGCAAATATGGCTTTCAAGACCTATGGCTACGTTAGTGTGACGCAGGCAATAATGTTTCTGTCAGACTTCAAGCTAGGCCATTACATGAAAATTCCTCCAAAATCCATGTTTATTGTTCAG TTGGTGGGAACTTTAATTGCATCCTCACTATACTTCGGCACATCTTGGTGGCTTCTAACCTCAGTAGAGCATATATGTGAACCATCTAAACTTCCAGAAGGAAGCCCGTGGACTTGCCCTGGATATGATGTTTTCTACAGTGCTTCCATCATATGGGGTGTAGTCAGCCCAATTCGCATGTTTGGCCGTCTTGGACTGTACTCTAAGATGaactatttctttctcattggCTTTCTAGCACCACTGCCTGTGTGGGTACTCTCACGCCTGTTTCCTGAACAAAAGTGGATAAGCCTCATTAACATGCCAGTCTTCATAGGAGGATCAGGAGGAATGCCACCTGCCAGGGCTGTGAACTACCTGTGTTGGGGAGCTGTTGGCATTTTCTTCAACTTTTATGTGTATAGGAGACATAAAGGCTGGTGGGCCAGACACAATTACATTCTATCAGCTGGGCTAGATGCTGGAGTTGCTTTCATGGCCATGCTTTGCTATTTCACATTACAAATTAGAGACATCAATGGAATGAGGTGGTGGGGATTGGAATTAGATGATCACTGCCCACTAGCAAGTTGCCCCACTGCCCCTGGAATAGAGGTTGAAGGGTGTCCTGTATTCCATTGA